The Periplaneta americana isolate PAMFEO1 chromosome 2, P.americana_PAMFEO1_priV1, whole genome shotgun sequence genome has a window encoding:
- the LOC138692598 gene encoding mediator of RNA polymerase II transcription subunit 12-like isoform X2: MATAGDSDLDEELVTLLAESKCKLWEEKKRLGLQADNNSGTFMQTSKNTHDGGKENQRLYEDIREQKKQQLISRISSGSPGFGRQEHKKGAQSVTNLPNDVRSCKKDELISKLTVTEGLVGIGEPKGVEEERSSRSNTPLPSDVRSCKKDELISKLTLTEGLVGIGENITEEEAEPMVRFGEYSPQNPGLLSPGKTLLGLGEYEEKRRQILERKKREYLEQMAQARQNVKDSVPARFNEQNHESSEFRYRISMNNKCSAGTQTDLQITGYIHDAGYNYVHSGSITPMAAATQTPGGEISMISNPSPYITNMYTQTSCGGLRAPKYDITPVTDTGIATLPQPSSYLPLSPRERKMAEFSESYSPSFLQGPPIRPGGFDMTMEQAPEFRRRREAYQEELRKQIEEKRRLEAEKQKKDEEEEAAIARRAELQRERMRQEYMQEEALRRERHLQRMRQAEEFQRKQEALKLEAELEREAEARRKLEKRLEDLEAGLAHHASYSSQVLGVSLPVPALRTKFSKSESPKESSHSRSPSVGQDVSEDKHSDTQNPVPPSVDSNSNFSSHNRSAESLQVSEMAKLYPQSDNTLSLRDRGAENIQLYSNTRLSPHINDETALQRKSPVPSDNTGLSPNANIQSSDSECSNNNRTDKENNEVVTISYHRPPSEIIKAAGYDTNLRHYDNEYRSRHPAIPESEVQNVPPAPSPPQDTNNNKKKLEDSLPIPILRAPSPVIPAARIGQATSGSEAMRRLEAKWEVPAVEKNRLHTDSNPNNILTQLGAVRHQLQLEQLRMEQHLLQQRLKNTS, encoded by the exons aaCTCCGGAACATTTATGCAAACTTCAAAGAATACACATGACGGAGGGAAGGAAAACCAACGTTTGTATGAAGATATAAGGGAACAAAAAAAGCAACAGTTAATTTCACGTATTTCATCAGGCAGTCCAGGATTCGGACGTCAGGAACATAAA AAAGGTGCACAATCAGTTACTAATCTACCCAATGACGTGCGAAGTTGTAAAAAAGATGAGCTTATTTCCAAACTTACTGTCACCGAAGGCCTTGTTGGCATAGGAGAGCCTAAAGGCGTGGAAGAAgag AGGAGCTCTCGAAGTAACACTCCCTTGCCGAGTGACGTGCGAAGTTGTAAGAAGGATGAACTCATTTCAAAACTTACTCTTACTGAAGGTCTTGTGGGGATTGGAGAGAATATAACAGAAGAAGAG GCAGAACCAATGGTGCGATTTGGAGAATATTCTCCACAGAATCCTGGACTTCTATCACCTGGAAAAACTCTTCTGGGACTAGGAGAATATGAAGAGAAGCGTCGTCAAATACTAGAGCGAAAGAAGCGAGAATATCTAGAACAGATGGCTCAAGCCCGTCAAAATGTGAAGGATTCAGTGCCTGCTAGATTTAATGAACAAAATCATGAATCATCAGAGTTCAGATATAGGATCTCTATGAACAATAAGTGTTCAGCCGGCACTCAGACAGATTTACAG ATTACGGGTTACATTCATGATGCTGGATATAACTATGTACATAGTGGAAGCATAACTCCTATGGCTGCAGCCACACAGACACCAGGTGGAGAGATTTCTATGATTTCAAATCCATCACCTTACATCACGAACATGTATACTCAAACATCTTGTGGTGGTCTGAGGGCTCCCAAGTACGATATTACTCCAGTAACAGATACTGGAATTGCCACTCTTCCACAGCCTTCATCGTATCTACCTCTCAGTCCGAGGGAGAGGAAAATGGCAGAATTTAGTGAAAGTTACAGCCCCAGTTTCCTGCAGGGACCTCCAATCCGTCCTGGAGGTTTTGACATG ACTATGGAACAAGCACCAGAATTTCGCCGCAGACGAGAGGCTTACCAAGAAGAATTACGcaaacaaatagaagaaaaacgtCGCTTAGAAgctgaaaaacaaaagaaagatgaGGAGGAAGAAGCTGCAATTGCACGCAGAGCAGAACTGCAGAGGGAAAGAATGAGACAGGAATACATGCAAGAAGAGGCTCTTCGAAGAGAGAGACATCTTCAGAG GATGCGTCAAGCAGAAGAATTTCAACGTAAACAAGAAGCATTGAAGCTTGAGGCAGAATTAGAGCGTGAAGCAGAAGCAAGACGTAAATTGGAAAAGAGGCTGGAAGATCTTGAAGCTGGACTTGCACATCATGCCTCTTACAGTTCCCAAGTTCTTGGAGTGTCACTCCCAGTGCCTGCGCTTAGAACCAAATTCTCCAAGTCTGAAAGTCCGAAAGAATCTTCACATTCCAGAAGTCCTTCTGTTGGCCAAGATGTATCTGAAGACAAACACAGTGATACACAGAATCCAGTTCCCCCTTCAGTTGACAgtaattcaaatttttcttctcaTAATAGAAGTGCCGAAAGTTTACAAGTAAGTGAGATGGCAAAACTGTATCCACAAAGTGATAACACTCTGTCATTGCGAGATAGAGGTGCTGAGAATATACAGTTATATAGTAACACAAGGTTATCCCCGCACATAAACGATGAAACAGCATTACAAAGAAAGAGTCCTGTCCCGAGTGATAACACAGGACTTTCCCCAAATGCCAACATACAGAGCAGTGATTCTGAATGTTCTAATAATAACCGTACTGACAAGGAAAACAATGAAGTAGTTACAATCTCTTATCATCGACCACCCTCTGAAATTATTAAAGCTGCAGGCTATGATACTAATTTGCGTCATTATGACAACGAATACAGATCTAGACATCCTGCAATACCTGAAAGTGAGGTTCAGAATGTTCCACCAGCACCGTCCCCACCACaggatacaaataataataaaaagaagctAGAAGATTCTCTACCGATCCCAATTCTGCGGGCACCCTCACCTGTCATCCCAGCAGCAAGGATTGGTCAAGCAACTTCTGGTAGTGAAGCCATGCGTAGGCTGGAAGCAAAATGGGAG gtGCCAGCAGTGGAGAAAAATAGGTTGCATACAGATTCAAATCCAAATAACATTCTAACTCAACTAGGTGCAGTCCGTCATCAATTACAACTCGAACAACTGAGAATggagcagcatttgctgcagCAAAGATTGAAGAATACGTCATGA
- the LOC138692598 gene encoding uncharacterized protein isoform X1 has translation MATAGDSDLDEELVTLLAESKCKLWEEKKRLGLQADNNSGTFMQTSKNTHDGGKENQRLYEDIREQKKQQLISRISSGSPGFGRQEHKTSPRSAVNLPVDVQGSKKDDLISKLTLTEGLVGLGENKCIEDEKGAQSVTNLPNDVRSCKKDELISKLTVTEGLVGIGEPKGVEEERSSRSNTPLPSDVRSCKKDELISKLTLTEGLVGIGENITEEEAEPMVRFGEYSPQNPGLLSPGKTLLGLGEYEEKRRQILERKKREYLEQMAQARQNVKDSVPARFNEQNHESSEFRYRISMNNKCSAGTQTDLQITGYIHDAGYNYVHSGSITPMAAATQTPGGEISMISNPSPYITNMYTQTSCGGLRAPKYDITPVTDTGIATLPQPSSYLPLSPRERKMAEFSESYSPSFLQGPPIRPGGFDMTMEQAPEFRRRREAYQEELRKQIEEKRRLEAEKQKKDEEEEAAIARRAELQRERMRQEYMQEEALRRERHLQRMRQAEEFQRKQEALKLEAELEREAEARRKLEKRLEDLEAGLAHHASYSSQVLGVSLPVPALRTKFSKSESPKESSHSRSPSVGQDVSEDKHSDTQNPVPPSVDSNSNFSSHNRSAESLQVSEMAKLYPQSDNTLSLRDRGAENIQLYSNTRLSPHINDETALQRKSPVPSDNTGLSPNANIQSSDSECSNNNRTDKENNEVVTISYHRPPSEIIKAAGYDTNLRHYDNEYRSRHPAIPESEVQNVPPAPSPPQDTNNNKKKLEDSLPIPILRAPSPVIPAARIGQATSGSEAMRRLEAKWEVPAVEKNRLHTDSNPNNILTQLGAVRHQLQLEQLRMEQHLLQQRLKNTS, from the exons aaCTCCGGAACATTTATGCAAACTTCAAAGAATACACATGACGGAGGGAAGGAAAACCAACGTTTGTATGAAGATATAAGGGAACAAAAAAAGCAACAGTTAATTTCACGTATTTCATCAGGCAGTCCAGGATTCGGACGTCAGGAACATAAA ACAAGTCCTCGAAGTGCTGTTAACCTTCCTGTTGATGTACAAGGGAGCAAAAAGGATGACCTCATTTCCAAACTCACCCTGACTGAAGGACTAGTGGGTCTAGGGGAGAATAAATGCATAGAAGATGAG AAAGGTGCACAATCAGTTACTAATCTACCCAATGACGTGCGAAGTTGTAAAAAAGATGAGCTTATTTCCAAACTTACTGTCACCGAAGGCCTTGTTGGCATAGGAGAGCCTAAAGGCGTGGAAGAAgag AGGAGCTCTCGAAGTAACACTCCCTTGCCGAGTGACGTGCGAAGTTGTAAGAAGGATGAACTCATTTCAAAACTTACTCTTACTGAAGGTCTTGTGGGGATTGGAGAGAATATAACAGAAGAAGAG GCAGAACCAATGGTGCGATTTGGAGAATATTCTCCACAGAATCCTGGACTTCTATCACCTGGAAAAACTCTTCTGGGACTAGGAGAATATGAAGAGAAGCGTCGTCAAATACTAGAGCGAAAGAAGCGAGAATATCTAGAACAGATGGCTCAAGCCCGTCAAAATGTGAAGGATTCAGTGCCTGCTAGATTTAATGAACAAAATCATGAATCATCAGAGTTCAGATATAGGATCTCTATGAACAATAAGTGTTCAGCCGGCACTCAGACAGATTTACAG ATTACGGGTTACATTCATGATGCTGGATATAACTATGTACATAGTGGAAGCATAACTCCTATGGCTGCAGCCACACAGACACCAGGTGGAGAGATTTCTATGATTTCAAATCCATCACCTTACATCACGAACATGTATACTCAAACATCTTGTGGTGGTCTGAGGGCTCCCAAGTACGATATTACTCCAGTAACAGATACTGGAATTGCCACTCTTCCACAGCCTTCATCGTATCTACCTCTCAGTCCGAGGGAGAGGAAAATGGCAGAATTTAGTGAAAGTTACAGCCCCAGTTTCCTGCAGGGACCTCCAATCCGTCCTGGAGGTTTTGACATG ACTATGGAACAAGCACCAGAATTTCGCCGCAGACGAGAGGCTTACCAAGAAGAATTACGcaaacaaatagaagaaaaacgtCGCTTAGAAgctgaaaaacaaaagaaagatgaGGAGGAAGAAGCTGCAATTGCACGCAGAGCAGAACTGCAGAGGGAAAGAATGAGACAGGAATACATGCAAGAAGAGGCTCTTCGAAGAGAGAGACATCTTCAGAG GATGCGTCAAGCAGAAGAATTTCAACGTAAACAAGAAGCATTGAAGCTTGAGGCAGAATTAGAGCGTGAAGCAGAAGCAAGACGTAAATTGGAAAAGAGGCTGGAAGATCTTGAAGCTGGACTTGCACATCATGCCTCTTACAGTTCCCAAGTTCTTGGAGTGTCACTCCCAGTGCCTGCGCTTAGAACCAAATTCTCCAAGTCTGAAAGTCCGAAAGAATCTTCACATTCCAGAAGTCCTTCTGTTGGCCAAGATGTATCTGAAGACAAACACAGTGATACACAGAATCCAGTTCCCCCTTCAGTTGACAgtaattcaaatttttcttctcaTAATAGAAGTGCCGAAAGTTTACAAGTAAGTGAGATGGCAAAACTGTATCCACAAAGTGATAACACTCTGTCATTGCGAGATAGAGGTGCTGAGAATATACAGTTATATAGTAACACAAGGTTATCCCCGCACATAAACGATGAAACAGCATTACAAAGAAAGAGTCCTGTCCCGAGTGATAACACAGGACTTTCCCCAAATGCCAACATACAGAGCAGTGATTCTGAATGTTCTAATAATAACCGTACTGACAAGGAAAACAATGAAGTAGTTACAATCTCTTATCATCGACCACCCTCTGAAATTATTAAAGCTGCAGGCTATGATACTAATTTGCGTCATTATGACAACGAATACAGATCTAGACATCCTGCAATACCTGAAAGTGAGGTTCAGAATGTTCCACCAGCACCGTCCCCACCACaggatacaaataataataaaaagaagctAGAAGATTCTCTACCGATCCCAATTCTGCGGGCACCCTCACCTGTCATCCCAGCAGCAAGGATTGGTCAAGCAACTTCTGGTAGTGAAGCCATGCGTAGGCTGGAAGCAAAATGGGAG gtGCCAGCAGTGGAGAAAAATAGGTTGCATACAGATTCAAATCCAAATAACATTCTAACTCAACTAGGTGCAGTCCGTCATCAATTACAACTCGAACAACTGAGAATggagcagcatttgctgcagCAAAGATTGAAGAATACGTCATGA
- the LOC138692598 gene encoding centrosome and spindle pole associated protein 1-like isoform X3, with product MTENRSKHVNKRSSRSNTPLPSDVRSCKKDELISKLTLTEGLVGIGENITEEEAEPMVRFGEYSPQNPGLLSPGKTLLGLGEYEEKRRQILERKKREYLEQMAQARQNVKDSVPARFNEQNHESSEFRYRISMNNKCSAGTQTDLQITGYIHDAGYNYVHSGSITPMAAATQTPGGEISMISNPSPYITNMYTQTSCGGLRAPKYDITPVTDTGIATLPQPSSYLPLSPRERKMAEFSESYSPSFLQGPPIRPGGFDMTMEQAPEFRRRREAYQEELRKQIEEKRRLEAEKQKKDEEEEAAIARRAELQRERMRQEYMQEEALRRERHLQRMRQAEEFQRKQEALKLEAELEREAEARRKLEKRLEDLEAGLAHHASYSSQVLGVSLPVPALRTKFSKSESPKESSHSRSPSVGQDVSEDKHSDTQNPVPPSVDSNSNFSSHNRSAESLQVSEMAKLYPQSDNTLSLRDRGAENIQLYSNTRLSPHINDETALQRKSPVPSDNTGLSPNANIQSSDSECSNNNRTDKENNEVVTISYHRPPSEIIKAAGYDTNLRHYDNEYRSRHPAIPESEVQNVPPAPSPPQDTNNNKKKLEDSLPIPILRAPSPVIPAARIGQATSGSEAMRRLEAKWEVPAVEKNRLHTDSNPNNILTQLGAVRHQLQLEQLRMEQHLLQQRLKNTS from the exons atgaccgaaaataggtcgaaacatgttaataag AGGAGCTCTCGAAGTAACACTCCCTTGCCGAGTGACGTGCGAAGTTGTAAGAAGGATGAACTCATTTCAAAACTTACTCTTACTGAAGGTCTTGTGGGGATTGGAGAGAATATAACAGAAGAAGAG GCAGAACCAATGGTGCGATTTGGAGAATATTCTCCACAGAATCCTGGACTTCTATCACCTGGAAAAACTCTTCTGGGACTAGGAGAATATGAAGAGAAGCGTCGTCAAATACTAGAGCGAAAGAAGCGAGAATATCTAGAACAGATGGCTCAAGCCCGTCAAAATGTGAAGGATTCAGTGCCTGCTAGATTTAATGAACAAAATCATGAATCATCAGAGTTCAGATATAGGATCTCTATGAACAATAAGTGTTCAGCCGGCACTCAGACAGATTTACAG ATTACGGGTTACATTCATGATGCTGGATATAACTATGTACATAGTGGAAGCATAACTCCTATGGCTGCAGCCACACAGACACCAGGTGGAGAGATTTCTATGATTTCAAATCCATCACCTTACATCACGAACATGTATACTCAAACATCTTGTGGTGGTCTGAGGGCTCCCAAGTACGATATTACTCCAGTAACAGATACTGGAATTGCCACTCTTCCACAGCCTTCATCGTATCTACCTCTCAGTCCGAGGGAGAGGAAAATGGCAGAATTTAGTGAAAGTTACAGCCCCAGTTTCCTGCAGGGACCTCCAATCCGTCCTGGAGGTTTTGACATG ACTATGGAACAAGCACCAGAATTTCGCCGCAGACGAGAGGCTTACCAAGAAGAATTACGcaaacaaatagaagaaaaacgtCGCTTAGAAgctgaaaaacaaaagaaagatgaGGAGGAAGAAGCTGCAATTGCACGCAGAGCAGAACTGCAGAGGGAAAGAATGAGACAGGAATACATGCAAGAAGAGGCTCTTCGAAGAGAGAGACATCTTCAGAG GATGCGTCAAGCAGAAGAATTTCAACGTAAACAAGAAGCATTGAAGCTTGAGGCAGAATTAGAGCGTGAAGCAGAAGCAAGACGTAAATTGGAAAAGAGGCTGGAAGATCTTGAAGCTGGACTTGCACATCATGCCTCTTACAGTTCCCAAGTTCTTGGAGTGTCACTCCCAGTGCCTGCGCTTAGAACCAAATTCTCCAAGTCTGAAAGTCCGAAAGAATCTTCACATTCCAGAAGTCCTTCTGTTGGCCAAGATGTATCTGAAGACAAACACAGTGATACACAGAATCCAGTTCCCCCTTCAGTTGACAgtaattcaaatttttcttctcaTAATAGAAGTGCCGAAAGTTTACAAGTAAGTGAGATGGCAAAACTGTATCCACAAAGTGATAACACTCTGTCATTGCGAGATAGAGGTGCTGAGAATATACAGTTATATAGTAACACAAGGTTATCCCCGCACATAAACGATGAAACAGCATTACAAAGAAAGAGTCCTGTCCCGAGTGATAACACAGGACTTTCCCCAAATGCCAACATACAGAGCAGTGATTCTGAATGTTCTAATAATAACCGTACTGACAAGGAAAACAATGAAGTAGTTACAATCTCTTATCATCGACCACCCTCTGAAATTATTAAAGCTGCAGGCTATGATACTAATTTGCGTCATTATGACAACGAATACAGATCTAGACATCCTGCAATACCTGAAAGTGAGGTTCAGAATGTTCCACCAGCACCGTCCCCACCACaggatacaaataataataaaaagaagctAGAAGATTCTCTACCGATCCCAATTCTGCGGGCACCCTCACCTGTCATCCCAGCAGCAAGGATTGGTCAAGCAACTTCTGGTAGTGAAGCCATGCGTAGGCTGGAAGCAAAATGGGAG gtGCCAGCAGTGGAGAAAAATAGGTTGCATACAGATTCAAATCCAAATAACATTCTAACTCAACTAGGTGCAGTCCGTCATCAATTACAACTCGAACAACTGAGAATggagcagcatttgctgcagCAAAGATTGAAGAATACGTCATGA